A window of the Myripristis murdjan chromosome 15, fMyrMur1.1, whole genome shotgun sequence genome harbors these coding sequences:
- the minpp1a gene encoding multiple inositol polyphosphate phosphatase 1a: protein MLAIPFKFIVAHFLIGSCISCSLRSSAKSGDDPNIPAIAKYFSTKGRYEEVNPYLIDDIVAVNRSILPTPSPQCREIHLTAIIRHGTRYPTTKNVKKMRLLHDLVSRNASGKQGWLREIKHQWTMWYTEDMDGRLVQKGIDDHKHLAVRLAKLFPSLISKEKLRDGHMNFITSSKHRCVNSTLAFQSGLAGLWTIEGDEFDHNLNDALMRFFDVCTKFVEHVENNASALQEVDKFEVGAEMRRVQEKIADRLGVHYSLITNDMAQAAFYLCAYEFAIKTVNSPWCQLFDEVDAQVMEYANDLKHFWKRGYGHDINSKSSCILFHDVFSRLNNAASQSKSGPVQEAVTIQVGHAETLLPLLTLLGFFKDSDPLTSTNYASQAQRSFRTSRILPYAANLLLVLYDCGEDGLRLQPLLNERPLAFPGMAGQQDSMPLYQDVREHYKELLDGCDFETECQLF, encoded by the exons ATGCTGGccattccctttaaattcattgtCGCTCATTTCTTAATCGGAAGCTGCATTTCGTGTTCTTTACGGAGTTCTGCGAAGTCTGGCGATGACCCAAATATACCAGCGATTGCCAAATATTTTAGCACAAAGGGCAGGTATGAAGAAGTGAATCCGTATCTCATTGACGACATCGTCGCTGTAAACAGATCTATCCTGCCCACCCCGTCTCCACAATGTCGCGAAATTCACCTGACTGCCATCATAAGGCATGGCACAAGGTACCCGACGACCAAAAACGTGAAGAAGATGCGCCTGCTACACGACCTCGTCTCCCGCAACGCCTCTGGTAAACAGGGCTGGCTGCGTGAAATCAAACACCAGTGGACGATGTGGTACACTGAGGATATGGACGGCCGACTGGTGCAGAAAGGTATTGATGATCACAAGCATTTAGCTGTCCGGCTGGCCAAGCTCTTTCCGTCATTGATTTCAAAGGAGAAGCTTCGAGACGGACATATGAACTTCATAACCAGCTCCAAGCACAGGTGTGTCAATAGCACCTTGGCCTTCCAGAGCGGCCTGGCAGGGCTGTGGACTATTGAAG GTGATGAGTTTGATCATAATTTGAATGATGCCCTGATGAGGTTCTTCGACGTGTGCACCAAGTTTGTGGAGCATGTGGAAAACAACGCCTCAGCCCTGCAGGAGGTTGACAAGTTCGAGGTGGGAGCAGAGATGAGGAGGGTCCAGGAGAAGATCGCAGACCGCCTTGGAGTCCACTACAGTCTCATCACCAATG ATATGGCCCAAGCTGCATTTTACCTGTGTGCATACGAGTTTGCCATCAAGACTGTGAACTCCCCCTGGTGTCAGCTCTTTGATGAAGTTGATGCACAG GTTATGGAGTATGCAAATGACCTTAAGCATTTCTGGAAAAGAGGCTATGGCCATGACATCAACAGCAAATCAAGCTGTATCCTCTTCCATGATGTTTTCAGTCGACTGAACAATGCAGCCAGCCAGAGCAA GTCTGGCCCAGTGCAAGAAGCGGTGACAATCCAGGTTGGCCACGCAGAGACACTCCTGCCACTGCTGACCCTCCTGGGCTTCTTCAAGGACAGTGATCCCCTGACATCCACCAACTACGCCTCACAGGCCCAGCGCTCCTTTCGCACCAGCCGCATCTTACCCTATGCAGCTAACCTGCTACTGGTATTGTATGACTGTGGAGAAGACGGCCTGAGACTGCAGCCATTACTCAACGAGAGGCCCCTGGCTTTCCCTGGTATGGCTGGCCAACAGGACTCCATGCCACTCTACCAAGATGTTAGGGAGCACTACAAGGAACTGCTTGATGGCTGCGACTTTGAGACTGAGTGTCAACTGTTTTAG